One window of the Lysobacter sp. S4-A87 genome contains the following:
- a CDS encoding metalloregulator ArsR/SmtB family transcription factor, protein MVQSAVADDVFHALSNSTRRKVLEQLSSGPATVSQLAAPFDMKLPSFVQHLSVLERSRLVKSKKQGRVRTYEIEPERFRVAERWLSERRQLWESRLDRFDEYVMQLKQKESKS, encoded by the coding sequence ATGGTGCAATCCGCAGTCGCGGACGATGTCTTCCATGCCTTGTCCAACTCGACGCGTCGGAAGGTCCTGGAGCAGTTGTCTTCCGGGCCCGCCACGGTCAGCCAGTTGGCAGCGCCCTTCGACATGAAGCTCCCCTCGTTCGTCCAGCACCTCTCGGTGCTCGAACGCAGCCGACTGGTGAAGTCGAAGAAGCAAGGCCGGGTAAGGACGTACGAAATCGAGCCCGAGCGGTTCAGGGTCGCCGAGCGCTGGCTGTCCGAGCGACGTCAGCTGTGGGAGTCCCGGCTTGATCGCTTCGATGAGTACGTCATGCAGCTCAAACAGAAGGAGTCGAAGTCATGA
- a CDS encoding SDR family oxidoreductase, translating to MNKLQDKVALVTGGNSGIGLAAAELFAAEGAQVIVTGRRQDVVDDAVRRIGHGAIGVQGDVADIGHHAALAAMVRERFGALDVYMANAGVITIAHSAGVTPQEFDAQFNVNTRGVFFGVQSIIPVMRDGGSIVLTSSLAATRVLEGHAVYAGSKAAIAAFARNWALELRARRVRVNVLSPGPVDTSILAKLGIADSDRPAFLEAMASMIPAGRLGEPMELAKAALYLASDDSSFVNGIELNVDGGMSLT from the coding sequence ATGAACAAGCTCCAGGACAAGGTCGCGCTGGTGACGGGCGGCAACAGTGGGATCGGCCTGGCGGCAGCCGAGCTGTTCGCCGCCGAAGGCGCGCAGGTCATCGTGACCGGGCGCCGGCAGGACGTGGTCGACGATGCGGTCCGCCGGATCGGCCATGGCGCCATCGGTGTCCAGGGCGATGTCGCCGACATCGGGCACCATGCTGCACTTGCGGCGATGGTGCGTGAGCGCTTCGGCGCGCTCGACGTGTACATGGCCAACGCCGGCGTCATCACGATCGCGCACTCGGCCGGCGTCACCCCTCAAGAGTTCGACGCACAGTTCAACGTCAACACACGCGGCGTGTTCTTTGGCGTCCAGTCGATCATTCCGGTCATGCGCGACGGCGGCAGCATCGTCCTGACCAGCTCGCTGGCAGCAACCCGTGTGCTCGAAGGCCATGCCGTCTACGCCGGCTCGAAGGCGGCGATCGCTGCATTCGCGCGCAACTGGGCGCTGGAACTGCGCGCACGGCGCGTGCGCGTGAACGTGCTGAGCCCGGGACCGGTCGACACCTCCATCCTCGCCAAGCTCGGCATCGCCGACAGCGATCGCCCGGCGTTCCTGGAGGCGATGGCGTCGATGATTCCGGCCGGCCGGCTCGGCGAGCCGATGGAGCTGGCCAAGGCCGCGCTCTATCTCGCCAGCGACGACAGCAGCTTCGTCAACGGCATCGAACTCAATGTCGACGGCGGCATGTCGCTTACCTGA
- a CDS encoding response regulator yields MTIRVLIVDDEPVARRGILRLLRQEPDIEVVGECGDGAAAISAISAHSPDLVFLDVQMPELDGFSVIEAIGGRRMPAVVFVTAFDQHAVRAFDAQAIDYVLKPIDPERFRRALQRARTHLAHPDDGFVRRVSEVLKSIDRGALQRHPTRLAIRSEGRVRLVDIDEVDRIVAAGNYVEIHAGAKQHLLRETMASLESRLDPQRFIRVSRAAIVCIARIREVQPLFNGDFVVLLKNGAQVNGSRRYRVALEVLLR; encoded by the coding sequence ATGACCATCCGCGTACTGATCGTTGACGATGAACCGGTCGCCCGCCGCGGGATACTGCGGCTGCTGCGGCAGGAACCGGACATCGAAGTCGTGGGAGAGTGCGGTGACGGTGCAGCGGCCATATCGGCGATCAGCGCGCATTCGCCCGATCTCGTCTTCCTCGATGTTCAGATGCCAGAACTCGATGGGTTCTCCGTCATTGAAGCCATCGGGGGCAGGCGCATGCCGGCGGTCGTGTTCGTGACCGCATTCGATCAACACGCCGTGCGGGCGTTCGATGCGCAGGCGATCGACTACGTGCTCAAGCCGATCGATCCGGAACGCTTTCGGCGTGCACTGCAGCGAGCCCGTACCCACCTCGCCCATCCCGATGACGGCTTCGTCCGCCGCGTTTCTGAGGTCCTTAAATCGATCGATCGAGGTGCGCTTCAGCGCCATCCCACGCGACTCGCAATCCGTTCCGAGGGGCGCGTCCGACTGGTCGACATCGACGAGGTCGACCGTATCGTCGCCGCAGGAAACTACGTCGAGATCCACGCAGGCGCGAAACAGCACCTGCTGCGCGAGACAATGGCCAGCCTCGAGTCCCGCCTGGACCCGCAACGCTTCATCCGGGTATCACGCGCGGCGATCGTCTGCATCGCCCGGATTCGCGAAGTCCAGCCACTGTTCAATGGCGACTTCGTCGTTCTCCTCAAGAACGGCGCGCAGGTCAATGGCAGCCGCCGTTATCGGGTGGCGCTCGAAGTGTTGCTCCGCTGA
- a CDS encoding ester cyclase, whose amino-acid sequence MKTCNILLSAVATIVTLTGMIPCEATESDGVRAGSLELNKSITRRVYEEGLSQGRFEVPYSADFVGHGGRTTFTHADGMAEAKGWRKAFPNLNITVDKQVAERDLVAVRWTARGTNTGAGNGIPATGRAVQVTGTTLFRMADGRIAEEWTCADSLGLMKQLGLSPTPAAPPTAENSAAPGAP is encoded by the coding sequence ATGAAAACGTGCAACATCCTGCTGTCCGCAGTGGCAACGATCGTCACCCTCACCGGCATGATTCCGTGCGAGGCCACCGAGTCCGACGGCGTTCGCGCCGGGTCTCTTGAGCTCAACAAGTCGATCACCCGCAGGGTGTACGAGGAAGGTCTCAGCCAGGGTCGCTTCGAAGTGCCCTACAGTGCGGACTTCGTCGGCCACGGCGGCAGGACAACCTTCACCCATGCCGATGGCATGGCCGAAGCCAAGGGGTGGCGCAAGGCGTTCCCGAATCTCAACATCACGGTCGACAAGCAGGTTGCCGAACGCGATCTGGTGGCCGTGCGCTGGACCGCGCGAGGGACCAACACCGGCGCCGGCAACGGCATTCCGGCCACTGGTCGCGCAGTGCAGGTCACGGGAACGACGCTGTTTCGAATGGCGGACGGGCGAATCGCCGAAGAATGGACATGCGCCGATTCGCTTGGGCTGATGAAGCAACTGGGCCTGTCGCCGACGCCGGCAGCGCCGCCGACGGCCGAAAACAGCGCTGCCCCTGGCGCTCCCTGA
- a CDS encoding SRPBCC domain-containing protein: MSKRFEINPKTDFVLERFIDAPRSLVWEALTKPEHLRQWYMPKAWGAVYACEMDVRPGGMFSLSTAVDQEVPHLGCFLDVVPMERLAWTSMLFPGYRPAVFDDIPITAIVTMETAGTGTRYVFTALHRNEADFEENKASGWQEGTEIAVDQFVAHATSLK, translated from the coding sequence ATGAGCAAGCGCTTCGAGATCAATCCAAAAACCGATTTCGTCCTCGAACGATTCATCGATGCTCCCAGGAGCCTCGTCTGGGAAGCGTTGACGAAGCCGGAGCACCTCAGGCAGTGGTACATGCCCAAGGCCTGGGGCGCGGTTTACGCGTGTGAGATGGACGTGCGGCCGGGCGGCATGTTCAGCCTCTCAACGGCGGTGGACCAGGAGGTTCCGCATCTGGGTTGCTTCCTGGACGTCGTTCCAATGGAGCGGCTTGCCTGGACTTCCATGTTGTTCCCCGGCTATCGGCCGGCGGTCTTTGATGACATTCCGATCACTGCCATTGTCACGATGGAAACCGCGGGAACTGGAACCCGCTACGTCTTCACGGCGCTGCACCGGAATGAAGCAGACTTCGAGGAGAACAAGGCTTCCGGCTGGCAGGAAGGCACCGAAATCGCCGTCGACCAGTTTGTGGCGCATGCAACGTCATTGAAGTAG
- a CDS encoding histidine kinase: MAQLVMEEHEGATPMVENGSGISRRGVAILGAWTLVAMLFAVQAWFAAQVRDEPLAWGRASVIWLVWAAVWAALTPAALRLAARFPLQRPRALRALAVHGLASVTCALVNLAIFALAAPMIGATQVEPTWFGTFSRLLGTTFLLNLPVYWLIVAAAHVERLVRTAREKDRRQLRLEAQLTDARLQTLRTQLQPHFLFNALNTISVLMHENVDSADRILLQLSALLRRSLDGSEAHEVALAEEIGFLESYLEIEQARFGGRLSYRIAIPDEALAARVPNLILQPLVENALRHGLATRAGPGHIEIKADRQGEALLLCVSDDGRGLPPATTERVGLANTRARLRLLYADRQRFEVRNSADGGVIAEIELPWRTVA; encoded by the coding sequence ATGGCACAGCTCGTTATGGAAGAGCACGAAGGGGCGACACCCATGGTGGAGAACGGGTCCGGAATCAGCCGCCGGGGCGTTGCGATTCTGGGGGCATGGACGCTGGTCGCGATGCTCTTCGCCGTGCAGGCCTGGTTCGCCGCACAGGTGCGGGACGAACCACTGGCCTGGGGCCGTGCCAGTGTCATCTGGCTCGTCTGGGCCGCCGTCTGGGCTGCCCTCACGCCGGCCGCCCTTCGGCTCGCGGCGCGGTTCCCGCTCCAGCGACCGCGGGCACTGCGCGCGCTCGCGGTCCACGGCCTGGCTTCGGTGACCTGCGCCTTGGTCAACCTGGCGATATTCGCGCTGGCGGCGCCGATGATCGGGGCTACCCAGGTGGAGCCGACCTGGTTTGGCACCTTCAGCCGGCTGCTCGGCACCACGTTCCTCCTCAACCTCCCGGTGTATTGGCTCATCGTCGCTGCCGCCCATGTGGAGCGCCTGGTACGGACCGCCCGCGAAAAGGATCGGCGACAGCTCCGCCTCGAAGCGCAGCTGACGGATGCGCGCCTGCAGACATTGCGCACCCAGCTGCAGCCGCACTTCCTTTTCAACGCCCTGAACACGATCTCCGTACTCATGCACGAGAACGTCGACTCGGCAGACCGGATCCTCTTGCAGCTGAGCGCCCTGCTGCGCCGGTCGCTTGACGGCAGCGAGGCACATGAGGTCGCGCTTGCCGAGGAGATCGGCTTCCTCGAAAGCTATCTCGAGATCGAGCAGGCCCGCTTCGGGGGGCGTCTGAGCTACCGGATTGCAATCCCCGACGAGGCGCTTGCAGCGCGGGTCCCCAACCTGATCCTCCAGCCCCTGGTCGAGAATGCCCTGCGCCATGGACTGGCGACGCGCGCTGGACCTGGGCACATTGAAATCAAGGCGGACCGACAGGGCGAGGCGCTGCTGCTGTGCGTTTCTGATGACGGCCGAGGGCTGCCACCGGCGACGACCGAGCGCGTCGGCCTGGCGAACACAAGGGCGCGTCTGCGCTTGCTGTATGCGGACAGGCAACGCTTCGAGGTGCGGAATTCCGCTGACGGCGGTGTCATCGCCGAGATCGAGCTGCCTTGGCGCACTGTCGCATGA
- a CDS encoding VOC family protein: MKRVTGIGGIFFNAKDPVALRAWYRQHLGIDVQPWGGTAFTWTDEAGNPAGGTTVWSIGAADGGHFAPSHSTFMVNYRVDDLAALLQALRDEGCNVLEKTDDSEYGKFGWVMDPEGNKIELWQPPPGQ, encoded by the coding sequence ATGAAGCGAGTCACCGGCATCGGCGGGATCTTCTTCAATGCGAAGGACCCTGTCGCGTTGCGGGCCTGGTACAGGCAGCACCTGGGAATCGACGTCCAGCCATGGGGAGGCACGGCGTTCACGTGGACGGACGAAGCGGGCAATCCAGCCGGCGGAACGACTGTGTGGTCGATCGGCGCCGCCGATGGCGGACACTTCGCACCCAGCCATTCGACCTTCATGGTCAACTATCGCGTCGACGACCTGGCCGCGCTGCTCCAGGCACTGCGTGACGAGGGATGCAACGTCCTCGAGAAGACCGACGATTCCGAGTACGGGAAGTTCGGTTGGGTCATGGATCCTGAGGGCAACAAGATCGAACTCTGGCAGCCACCGCCTGGGCAGTGA
- a CDS encoding NADPH:quinone reductase gives MRAAAYSRTGPARDVLAIIDKDRPEPGPGEVRIRIAWSGVNPSDVKARSGARSSALPYPQVVPHSDGAGIVDALGEGVPAHRLGERVWIWNGAWGRADGTAAEWIVVPSAQAVTLPDGVALDVGASFGIPALTACHAVSVDGGVAGKRLLVAGGAGAVGHYAVQMARLSGARQVIATVSSGEKAERARAAGADAVIDYRSEDLVARVAEETGGHGIDCIIEVDFAANAEHDFAMLAPEGRIVVYGSGAGQIQVPFVPAILKNVRLSFFIVYNLTDAHRAAAIERLHEWAAAGALQHAIALRLPLEEIAQAHEAVESGRVMGNVLLAIDAELAG, from the coding sequence ATGCGCGCTGCCGCCTACTCCCGCACCGGGCCCGCCCGGGACGTGCTTGCCATCATCGACAAGGACAGGCCCGAGCCTGGCCCGGGCGAAGTACGTATCCGCATCGCCTGGTCGGGGGTCAATCCGTCCGACGTGAAGGCCCGCTCCGGCGCGCGCTCGAGCGCGCTGCCGTACCCGCAGGTCGTCCCGCACAGCGACGGCGCCGGCATCGTCGACGCATTGGGCGAGGGCGTACCGGCCCATCGCCTGGGCGAGCGCGTGTGGATCTGGAACGGGGCATGGGGCCGCGCCGACGGCACGGCCGCCGAGTGGATCGTGGTCCCCTCCGCGCAGGCTGTGACGTTGCCGGATGGCGTCGCGCTGGATGTCGGCGCGAGTTTCGGCATTCCCGCGCTCACGGCCTGCCATGCGGTCAGCGTCGATGGCGGCGTGGCCGGAAAACGCTTGCTCGTCGCCGGTGGCGCCGGTGCGGTCGGGCACTACGCCGTGCAGATGGCGCGCCTGTCGGGCGCACGCCAGGTGATCGCCACCGTCAGCTCCGGCGAGAAGGCGGAGCGGGCGCGCGCGGCGGGCGCGGATGCGGTGATCGACTACCGCAGCGAGGACCTGGTCGCACGTGTCGCCGAGGAAACCGGCGGCCACGGCATCGACTGCATCATCGAGGTCGACTTCGCCGCCAATGCCGAACACGATTTCGCCATGCTCGCGCCGGAAGGGCGCATCGTGGTCTACGGCAGTGGGGCGGGCCAGATCCAGGTGCCGTTCGTGCCGGCGATCCTGAAGAACGTGCGGCTTTCGTTCTTCATCGTCTACAACCTGACCGATGCCCATCGCGCCGCGGCCATCGAGCGCCTGCACGAGTGGGCCGCCGCCGGCGCGCTGCAGCATGCCATCGCCTTGAGGCTGCCGCTGGAGGAGATCGCGCAGGCACACGAAGCGGTCGAGTCCGGACGCGTGATGGGCAACGTCCTACTCGCCATCGATGCGGAGCTGGCGGGCTAG
- a CDS encoding LysR family transcriptional regulator, whose product MASLLNQSANLIAFVRVVEAGSFSAAARNAGTTPSAISKSIGRLESELGAKLFRRSTRLLSLTQEGQAFFERIAPLLREIEDSADAIRPASAAQGRLRVSMPSDLGRILMKPLAWVFLPANPELELDMTLLDRHVDVIGEGYDVVFRVGAVADSDLKVRTLAELDMALVASPQLLARWGTPTSLDALRELPFVRYLLRGRTLPVTFKDGSVIVPRGQFGLDSGSGLRAAALCGTGVAYLMKCTVQEDIDRGNLVQLMTQQILPRLPLQALHAFGRLAPARVGLLSDFVAAQMQSMSR is encoded by the coding sequence ATGGCGAGCCTGTTGAACCAGTCCGCGAACCTGATCGCCTTCGTGCGGGTGGTGGAGGCAGGGTCCTTCAGCGCCGCCGCGCGCAATGCGGGCACAACGCCATCGGCGATCTCCAAGAGCATCGGGCGGCTGGAGAGCGAGCTGGGTGCCAAGCTGTTCCGGCGCTCGACCCGGTTGCTCAGCCTGACCCAGGAAGGGCAGGCGTTCTTCGAGCGGATCGCGCCCCTGCTGCGTGAGATCGAGGATTCCGCCGACGCGATCCGCCCGGCTTCTGCCGCGCAGGGCCGATTGCGCGTCAGCATGCCCAGCGACCTCGGCCGCATCCTGATGAAACCACTTGCCTGGGTATTCCTTCCCGCGAATCCGGAACTGGAGCTGGACATGACGCTGCTCGACCGCCACGTCGATGTCATCGGCGAGGGCTACGACGTGGTGTTCCGGGTCGGCGCCGTGGCCGACAGCGATCTGAAGGTGCGCACGCTGGCCGAGCTCGACATGGCCCTGGTGGCCTCGCCACAACTGCTAGCTCGGTGGGGCACGCCCACTTCGCTTGATGCACTGCGCGAGCTGCCGTTCGTGCGCTATCTGCTGCGCGGAAGGACGTTGCCGGTGACCTTCAAGGATGGTTCCGTCATCGTGCCGCGCGGGCAGTTCGGGCTGGACAGTGGCTCGGGCCTGCGCGCAGCAGCGCTGTGCGGAACAGGGGTCGCCTATCTGATGAAGTGCACGGTGCAGGAGGACATCGACCGCGGCAACCTGGTGCAGCTGATGACGCAGCAGATCCTGCCGAGGCTCCCATTGCAGGCGCTGCACGCGTTCGGTCGGCTTGCGCCGGCGCGCGTGGGACTCCTGTCTGATTTCGTCGCCGCGCAGATGCAGTCCATGTCGAGATAG
- a CDS encoding GFA family protein, which translates to MDRFTGSCLCGDVRIVASGRPYRVGLCHCLDCRKHHGALFHASAIFPEDAVAIEGETHSYAGRHFCPRCGSTVFGRSADEVEVNLGSLDAPDQLMPTYESWTIRRESWLPPFPITRRYERDREGTGRFEE; encoded by the coding sequence ATGGACCGATTCACGGGCAGTTGCCTTTGCGGTGACGTCAGGATCGTGGCATCGGGCCGCCCCTACCGGGTGGGCCTGTGCCATTGCCTCGACTGCCGCAAGCATCACGGCGCGCTGTTTCACGCTTCGGCGATTTTTCCCGAGGATGCGGTAGCGATCGAGGGCGAGACACACAGCTATGCCGGACGCCACTTCTGTCCGCGTTGCGGTTCGACCGTCTTCGGGCGCTCGGCGGACGAAGTCGAAGTGAACCTGGGGTCCCTCGATGCCCCGGACCAGCTGATGCCAACGTATGAAAGCTGGACCATCCGCCGCGAATCCTGGTTGCCGCCGTTCCCGATCACGAGGCGGTACGAGCGCGACCGTGAAGGTACTGGGCGCTTTGAGGAGTAG
- a CDS encoding L,D-transpeptidase: MSLAFASFGAASAEDPTAQPVAEVDQLPPGQEVSGRVIELAGWVVAANDTVGYPFAVIDKATAQILVFGGDGRLRGAAPGLFGSAVGDHTAPGVAGLALREIPGRDRTTPAGRFVGGFGPSIDAGRVLWVDYDSAVSIHPTATGVPAERRVERLASPSPDDNRITHGCINVSPEFYEQVIRPTFERGGVFYILPDSAPMTETFPDFVQSRATTQRNDETPARAARQ; the protein is encoded by the coding sequence TTGTCCCTGGCGTTCGCGAGCTTCGGCGCGGCCAGCGCCGAGGATCCCACTGCGCAACCGGTCGCCGAAGTCGACCAGCTTCCTCCAGGCCAAGAGGTGTCCGGCAGGGTAATTGAGCTCGCCGGCTGGGTAGTCGCAGCCAACGACACCGTAGGCTATCCGTTCGCGGTCATAGACAAGGCCACCGCACAGATCCTGGTATTCGGCGGCGACGGCCGACTTCGCGGCGCGGCACCTGGACTCTTTGGCTCGGCGGTCGGCGATCATACGGCCCCCGGCGTCGCCGGTCTCGCGCTTCGCGAGATTCCGGGCAGGGATCGCACGACGCCTGCTGGTCGCTTTGTCGGCGGTTTCGGTCCGTCAATCGACGCTGGGCGCGTGCTGTGGGTGGACTACGATTCCGCAGTCTCCATCCACCCTACCGCTACTGGCGTCCCGGCCGAGAGACGCGTCGAACGTCTTGCATCGCCTTCGCCGGACGACAACCGCATCACTCATGGCTGCATCAACGTCTCGCCCGAATTTTACGAGCAGGTCATCCGTCCGACGTTCGAGCGGGGCGGGGTGTTCTATATCCTGCCGGATTCGGCGCCGATGACAGAGACCTTCCCGGACTTCGTGCAAAGTCGCGCCACTACGCAACGCAATGATGAAACACCGGCACGGGCCGCCCGCCAGTAA
- a CDS encoding GNAT family N-acetyltransferase — protein sequence MKLTETATTPSTMTIYRIDPELVLAWQAAHSIARGSPPPVHDRGGFRVDTHSEKEVKRWVFPELCDGLREIAQDITAPRHYLKLCGPDEELRSALPARWEVQPANYFMIAAAATVDAKPLPDGYSMELHQAGLVTRACIIAPDGDLAASGCAAETADVFIYDRIETAPDHRRKGLGIAVMTALGAARRSPASPQLLVATEDGRSLYANLGWTVLAPFAAATIPESPPIP from the coding sequence TTGAAACTCACCGAGACGGCCACCACACCATCAACCATGACGATCTACCGCATCGATCCAGAACTCGTCCTTGCCTGGCAGGCAGCGCATTCCATCGCCCGCGGCTCGCCACCGCCTGTCCACGATCGCGGCGGGTTCCGGGTCGATACCCATTCGGAGAAGGAAGTGAAGCGCTGGGTATTCCCGGAGCTATGCGATGGGCTGCGCGAGATTGCGCAGGACATCACCGCGCCGCGGCATTACCTGAAACTTTGCGGACCTGACGAGGAACTGCGAAGTGCGCTGCCTGCTCGCTGGGAGGTCCAGCCGGCGAACTACTTCATGATCGCGGCAGCGGCTACCGTCGATGCAAAGCCCCTGCCGGATGGCTACTCGATGGAGCTCCATCAAGCCGGGCTCGTTACCCGGGCCTGCATCATCGCGCCCGATGGTGATCTGGCTGCAAGCGGCTGCGCGGCCGAGACCGCGGATGTCTTCATCTACGATCGGATCGAAACCGCGCCGGATCACAGGCGGAAGGGATTGGGTATCGCAGTGATGACCGCACTGGGAGCCGCGAGAAGATCCCCTGCAAGCCCGCAGCTCCTGGTCGCGACAGAAGACGGCCGCAGCCTCTATGCGAACCTTGGCTGGACGGTGCTCGCGCCATTCGCTGCTGCGACCATTCCGGAATCGCCGCCTATCCCATAG
- a CDS encoding Gfo/Idh/MocA family oxidoreductase, which produces MPEVSRRQFLASTAAVMAAPFISTSSTRARAQESRKLGVAICGLGKLSTDQIAPALLKTKHCRLAGIVTGTSAKATAWKAKYGIAADSVYSYDTMHRMADNTDIDFVYVVTPNALHAQHTIQAAQAGKHVFCEKPLEISVERCQQMIDACRSAGRLLGTAYRCQYDPHHLECIRLVREQEFGKPTIVQAGFAIDVGTPDQWRLKRTLAGGGALMDVGIYALQATRYLTGEEPILVSALETKTDPVKFAEVDESMVWTTRFPSGVVAYCSTSYKAGRIQNLRVNAERGWFELDPAFFYDGNHGRRSDGKEIRFPQVDLFAAEMDDFARCILESRPTRVPGEEGMRDVRIMQAIYESARTGRAISLA; this is translated from the coding sequence ATGCCCGAGGTCTCCCGTCGTCAGTTCCTGGCTTCCACCGCTGCGGTCATGGCGGCGCCTTTCATCAGCACCAGTTCCACGCGCGCCCGCGCGCAGGAGTCGCGCAAGCTCGGCGTCGCCATCTGCGGCCTCGGCAAGCTCAGTACGGACCAGATCGCGCCCGCGCTGCTGAAGACGAAACACTGCCGCCTTGCAGGCATCGTCACCGGTACGTCGGCCAAAGCGACAGCCTGGAAGGCGAAGTACGGCATTGCTGCGGACAGCGTGTATTCGTACGACACGATGCACCGGATGGCGGACAACACCGACATCGACTTCGTCTATGTCGTCACGCCCAACGCGCTGCATGCGCAGCACACCATCCAGGCGGCGCAGGCCGGCAAGCATGTGTTCTGCGAGAAGCCGCTGGAAATATCGGTCGAGCGTTGCCAGCAGATGATCGACGCCTGCCGCAGCGCCGGCCGTCTGCTCGGCACGGCGTACCGCTGCCAGTACGATCCGCATCATCTGGAGTGCATCCGCCTGGTGCGCGAGCAGGAGTTCGGCAAGCCCACCATCGTCCAGGCCGGCTTCGCCATCGACGTCGGTACGCCGGACCAATGGCGCCTGAAGCGGACGCTGGCCGGCGGCGGCGCGCTGATGGACGTCGGCATCTACGCATTGCAGGCCACGCGTTACCTGACCGGCGAGGAGCCGATCCTGGTGTCGGCGCTGGAAACGAAGACCGATCCGGTGAAGTTCGCCGAGGTCGACGAAAGCATGGTCTGGACCACGAGGTTCCCCAGCGGCGTCGTCGCCTACTGCAGCACCAGCTACAAGGCCGGTCGCATCCAGAATCTTCGCGTCAACGCCGAACGCGGCTGGTTCGAACTCGATCCGGCCTTCTTCTACGACGGCAACCACGGCCGACGCAGCGACGGCAAGGAGATCCGCTTTCCACAGGTCGACCTGTTCGCCGCCGAGATGGACGACTTCGCCCGCTGCATCCTCGAAAGCCGACCCACCAGGGTTCCAGGCGAGGAGGGCATGCGCGACGTGCGCATCATGCAGGCCATCTACGAGTCGGCGCGTACGGGACGGGCCATATCGTTGGCATGA
- a CDS encoding lysozyme inhibitor LprI family protein, with product MARIDHPATAALLLSCILAVAAVPARAAEVGPPKAPMVAKTSDGMSCDSPDQSQAGLNECANLGARDADAELNDVYRKILSANAGDPVFVEKMKTAQRAWLAFRDAQLAARYPHPEDSGSVLPMCEGNELEALTRERTKQLRSWLSGVEEGDVCTGSYPISAGH from the coding sequence ATGGCCAGGATCGACCACCCGGCAACCGCAGCATTGTTGCTGAGCTGCATTCTTGCGGTCGCGGCCGTTCCCGCCCGCGCGGCCGAGGTTGGGCCACCGAAAGCTCCGATGGTCGCCAAAACTTCGGACGGCATGTCCTGTGACAGCCCGGACCAATCCCAGGCCGGCCTGAACGAGTGCGCAAACCTCGGTGCGCGTGACGCGGATGCCGAACTGAATGATGTGTACAGGAAGATACTGTCCGCGAACGCGGGCGACCCTGTCTTCGTTGAAAAAATGAAGACGGCCCAGCGTGCATGGTTGGCCTTCCGCGATGCACAGTTGGCTGCCAGGTATCCGCACCCGGAAGACTCCGGCAGCGTCTTGCCGATGTGCGAGGGCAACGAACTGGAAGCGCTGACCCGCGAGAGGACGAAGCAGCTGAGGAGCTGGCTCAGTGGCGTTGAAGAGGGGGACGTATGCACCGGTTCCTATCCAATCAGCGCGGGACACTGA